The Anguilla rostrata isolate EN2019 chromosome 2, ASM1855537v3, whole genome shotgun sequence genome contains the following window.
CACATTGGTTAAATGTTGCAGCCGCTGTATAATTCATGCTGGGGAGTTCTGTTGATTTGATAGCACAGGCTACTATTTTATGCAATTTTTCTATTGCTGACAATTTGGCTATTACCTTTTACTTGCCATAGAAACAGTTAAACTAATATTCTGTAGAAGTTTTAAATAACCATCAGGTTAAAACTTGCTTATTtggtttatgatttttttttcctccactgcCAGCACATGACAATTCAGAACTCATTGTAGTGGAATGTGTCGCTAGTGTGGAAATATGCGAATTGCATGCAATGGGAAAAAATGATCGAAGCCGCTTTTTACAATCATGAAAGTGCCTTCGTGCAGCGGCTTTCATCTCTGCCTCCCGCATTAGGGAACCAGCTCATAGGAAGCGCCTACAGAAAGCAAGATGCTCATTCGTTTCTGAGACGCCACGCGAGCAGGGCAACGACATGTAACCTGGATTTACAGGTGAAGGTGACACACTAAGAGGATTTTGTCATTAAAAGAAGTTGTGAATTTGAAACAGCTGTTCGGACGTaacttttgttttaatttccgCGTGGTTTCAATTGAAAACCAGTGTCTTTCAGTAAGGTAAGCATTCCATACCTATAAACAGTAGGCTAGTTAATAATATGGTGGTGAATAACAATAACATGAGAATGTCCATTTGTAATGACACGAGTTATTTTCCTTAAAATAATTgctaattaaaagaaaataggCAATACATAGTTTGTTTGTTCGGCTGAACGTAGGCGTTTTCTTTcgattaaaatacaaattcagattaaacacaattcaaaatatttaaaagataatGTGAATACATACTTTCTACTGTTCTAGGTCTTCTGCATATGGCATAGATGCAATGTATTAGTGACATGCGTGCTTCAGAAAGTAgactggttatattcattttggAATACGGGCACTAAATTGACTCGTGTTAGCAATGCAAAGTGCGCTGTGTTATTGCCTTAAACTATAAcgtaaaatacacaaatcttaTTGGAGCAACATAAAGACAACTTTGCACTGAAAGGAGtgtacaattaaaattttttttttttttttacataggaATAAAGCATTTATACATTGCAGCAGGCTGTAACACCTAAATTAAAGACTTGTTGAAAGCGTTTTATGGCATGAGACTTTCTGTTGAGAAGTGCTTGGTctgttaacttttaaaatacaagCCTATTCAAACGAATGACATTGCCTTTCTTTTGAAGCCAATGTGACATATCCTGCAAACTGAGATGGCTTGAATTTGTGTCAAGAAACCCTTTTGGGCAATGAAGAATAAACGTCCTCTCCACttgaatgtttgtgtgcatgtgggatGACGTGGATCACACGCTATGGGCCAGGTGCTGtcaaacacatgaacacacacacagaaacacatgcagatGAATCAGCGCTCTCAAACATATGCCAATTCTGCAAAATGAATCTCTCCTCAGAGCACCACAAAGCagagctgcatttttttcacttACTGCCGCATGAGAATGGATCACTGGGAGGCACGGGGAAGATGAGCGATTTACAGGACAGCGCCGAGCTGGAGAGGCTGGTCCTGCTGACCATCAGGGAGCCCACGACCATCGCCCTCACTGTCATGTACACTCTTTCCTTCGTGGTGGGGTTCATTGGGAACATCATGTCCATCAGGGTGCTGACCAGCAAACGAAGCAAAAGGCTGGCTGGGGTGAGCACCACCCGGACCCTGCTGATCAACCTGGCCGTGTGTGACCTCATGGTGGTGTGCGTCTGCATGCCCATCACCCTGGGCAACAGGATCTACACGGCCTGGGTATATGGGGACTTCCTGTGCAGGGCGGTGCCCTTCACCCAGGCGGTGTCCGTGTCAGCCAGCGTCCTCAGTTTGACCGTCATCAGCGTTAACAGGTACTACAGCGTCCACAGCCCTCTCACCGCCAGGTCCTTCTTCACCTGGCGGAAGATTTTCTGGACCATTGTGGTGGTGTGGGTCCTGTCCTCTAGCATCTGCATGCCCCTCATCTTCATGAACAAGCGGGACGAGATCCAGCCAATTGAGGATCGGCCTTTCGTCTTCCATGTCTGCAGGGAGATCTGGCCTCAGGAGAGGCTCAAGCAGGTCTACAACGTCCTGCTGTTTGTCACCCTCTACTGTCTCCCGGTCACCTTCAACCTGATCATCAGCTTCCTGACGGGGCGGAAGCTGTGGAGTACTTCCCGCCACTTCTCTGAGCTTGACTCCCGCAGCCGGGCCGTCCATTCCTCGCGCCTAAAGACCCGCAAGAACATCGCCAAGATGGTGGTGGCCCTGGTCCTGGTGTTCGCCATCTCCTGGCTGCCCCTCTACATGGCCGACATCTGGATCGACCGCGAGGAGCGGCCGCCTCCCTGGATCTGGAAGCTGCGGCCCTTCGCCCAGTGGCTGGGCCTCACCAACTCCAGCCTGAACCCCATCTGCTACTGCTTCATTGGAGACTTGTACCGCTCGGCCAAGGTCATCAAAAGCAGGTACCACCAGAGGATCATCTCCTTCTTCAGCTCATCCTTCACAGAGGAGCAGACTGCCTCCACGCCCCTGCCCAATCTGCTGTCCTTCAAAGTGCCAGAGGTTGAGGCGCATGGGGAGACCATCTGTCAGGTGACAGAGGAGCACTTTTCTGACTGGTACCCTcacagtactgtgtgtgagactcCACCCACGTCCAGCCAGCAAGTGTCTCTGCAAACACTCTCGGGCAGGAGAGGCTCCGGGAGCATGTCTGACCAGACGAGCCTCTAGCCTGTGATTGTAATCAGCGCTGCTGTGCTATTTGTGGCCCCTCTTCACTCAACATGCTCACATCAGAATGCTGACTCGTACTGCACAGACATTGGTCTACAACCTGTTGCCTTAGCGAATTTTTTTGAATCATTTGGTAAAACAAGTATATCTCTATAAGGGAACACATGACCACACTGAGGTCATCATCATGAGCGATTCATTTTGTAAATTGAACTCAGTGTGTTGTGGAATAGACAGTGAAATGCTTCATACTGTAACAATCATGAGTGGATTTGTTGAGatttatcaaaaataatttacagaTTGTGACTGCTGTATGTTGATGTATGTACATCGTTACATTCATCCAtctgaaaaaaatcacagttgTACTTGATTCAGTGTTCACCTTTaactttgtatttctgtttactACTTGGGTGTTTTAGTTGGCCATTGTTTCCAGTGTTGAATAATGTTTACATGTCATTGACTTGCTGTTTTATAGACAACCTAGACTGGCACTGGCCCCATAATGTTGATCTTAATGTACCAAAACTTTAATGAGATATGGGTGTATAAGTCATACTTAGGCCAGTGTAAGACAGCTGTATGTAACCACTGAAAATAGAATAACCAAAGTCTGTCTTATTGTCAGGCTTAGTCATAAACTTTAGCTATTTATGCAACACTTCCCAGAGATGTAATTTTCTTGTTTAATTACCCAATGAAAAGTAACAGAAATTAATGGTTTAATCTCTGAGATACCAGACATTTTATGCATATGCTTCAAATGAATTTGgcttctttctgaaaaatgacagcagtatattttataataaggcgtaaattaatttattttacattgtcatCTGCTACAAACACGTTTTACCACTTAAATTTTATACAATATATGgaatgcatgtactgtacattaaatGTTCAAATTCAGTGTGTTAATATTAATTggagtgtgtgcatgacagATTAAGACACTCCTTTCAGGATAGTTAAGATTATTTAATGGGGAGTTCTGTACATGCACAGGTTTCAGGGACCACAGTATGCTAGGCTGGCAGCACCATTCAGAGACAGTAAGCAGGTTAATTAACTACAGATTTCTTCTCAAGGAAGAGAGATGTTAAGGCTGACGGGGACGCGGAGGTCAGAAGGATAACAAAAGAAGGGTCACCCCCACCTGTCATTTTGAAAGTCTCCTGAGGATGCCTGGCAATGACAGGGAAACTTGTAAACTCCTAGCAATGTGCAGCTGTGTCTGATTAAAAGCAATTGTTTTGGAACGTCCCTGTAAAGACTGATAGTGCCCATTTGTCCTGTGGCCATTCACGAGCGATGGAGTGTATTTATGACTCAGCAAAGGCTCACACCTTGTGTCCTTGTCAACAAGTCTTTTCACACATCTGTCACCTCAGCTGGTACATGTCCTCCATATGCCTGTAGGTATCAGGTACATGGAGACAAATGAGAACAGGACGGTTGGTTCTGAGCAGGTGGGAAACCGGCACCATTTCTGAGGCTGTGGCTTCACATTATGTATATTATATGCAACCATGCATGacaaatatactgtaacagATACTAATATTTACCatgaaatttgtgtgtgtgtttgtgtgtgtggaggcggggggggggggggtcttgtttgtgtgtgtgttcttattCTGAtgttctctaaaaaaaaatgtttccaaatcAGCCACTTCTATATTTTATAAGTTTTCAAATATTCATCATATTACTTCATCGTATATAAATAAGTAAAGTTACAgaatttaaaatacagatgCTGGCACTCACGTCTGTGAATTATCCGAAGAACCAGTAATCATTGATAAAAGCATAAATGACAAGTAAAACCTAAAATCTACTACATTACAAAAATGCCTTGACTCAATTAAACTTCTAATTGGTTACATGGTTAATTTATAGGCCGTATTTTTGGAAATCAGGGCAGTGGAAACACGGACCGAGAGGTGTGATTTATGGGGACAGACTGTAATCTGACTGCAGCATGTCACAGCTCTCTCACTTGGGAGATTGGCAGCCCATTCTCCATCAGTGTCCCCAACAGCTGTTTGTCAAACCGCACTGATAAGGCAAGCTGCTATATCAACACCAATGGTGCCTCTTAGATAGGAGGGAGGTGACACTccagtttctctctgtctctcactcactcatcctaTTTTTCTCAGACCCTCTGTCAGGTTTGCTCTTTCAAATCTCATGATTTGTGTTGAGTTCTTTATAGACTGACCTGTTAACATGCAGTGCACACTGCTGGAAGCCAGGCAACAGGGTAGTATGTATCCACCCAAGTGCATCCTTCCCCTCAAAAAAGATAGGACCTCTGGATGCCATATTTAATTAGCATGTGGCAAGCATAACATATTCAGCAACATATTAATGGgtaatttgaatttgcattctattttcatatttatgtgtgCCACATTAATCTATGATTATAATATAATTGGGGTAATATTGCAATTCTGAAATTCTGAATTCGACTTTATGATATCCAGATGTTTATCCCTGTTACACATCTGTGGCTATGGGCAAACTATTAAATCTTTCGT
Protein-coding sequences here:
- the zmp:0000001069 gene encoding QRFP-like peptide receptor isoform X1, translated to MTWITRYGPGAVKHMNTHTETHADESALSNICQFCKMNLSSEHHKAELHFFHLLPHENGSLGGTGKMSDLQDSAELERLVLLTIREPTTIALTVMYTLSFVVGFIGNIMSIRVLTSKRSKRLAGVSTTRTLLINLAVCDLMVVCVCMPITLGNRIYTAWVYGDFLCRAVPFTQAVSVSASVLSLTVISVNRYYSVHSPLTARSFFTWRKIFWTIVVVWVLSSSICMPLIFMNKRDEIQPIEDRPFVFHVCREIWPQERLKQVYNVLLFVTLYCLPVTFNLIISFLTGRKLWSTSRHFSELDSRSRAVHSSRLKTRKNIAKMVVALVLVFAISWLPLYMADIWIDREERPPPWIWKLRPFAQWLGLTNSSLNPICYCFIGDLYRSAKVIKSRYHQRIISFFSSSFTEEQTASTPLPNLLSFKVPEVEAHGETICQVTEEHFSDWYPHSTVCETPPTSSQQVSLQTLSGRRGSGSMSDQTSL
- the zmp:0000001069 gene encoding QRFP-like peptide receptor isoform X2; translated protein: MSDLQDSAELERLVLLTIREPTTIALTVMYTLSFVVGFIGNIMSIRVLTSKRSKRLAGVSTTRTLLINLAVCDLMVVCVCMPITLGNRIYTAWVYGDFLCRAVPFTQAVSVSASVLSLTVISVNRYYSVHSPLTARSFFTWRKIFWTIVVVWVLSSSICMPLIFMNKRDEIQPIEDRPFVFHVCREIWPQERLKQVYNVLLFVTLYCLPVTFNLIISFLTGRKLWSTSRHFSELDSRSRAVHSSRLKTRKNIAKMVVALVLVFAISWLPLYMADIWIDREERPPPWIWKLRPFAQWLGLTNSSLNPICYCFIGDLYRSAKVIKSRYHQRIISFFSSSFTEEQTASTPLPNLLSFKVPEVEAHGETICQVTEEHFSDWYPHSTVCETPPTSSQQVSLQTLSGRRGSGSMSDQTSL